A genomic region of Xiphophorus couchianus chromosome 9, X_couchianus-1.0, whole genome shotgun sequence contains the following coding sequences:
- the LOC114151338 gene encoding low-density lipoprotein receptor-like: MGHLGGSFLLISLLILLHIRGAASHSLPACNQQLEFTCSDGSCLSKPKLCDGHTDCADGSDEHHCGHSRCGKEEFTCRSRRCISSKLFCNGVDDCGDGSDEDSCHNCTPGSFSCGPAEACLPRNKLCDGWTDCKDGQDEAQGLCGSVQASPQKSSACAASEFQCGDGACIRHAWRCDHSSDCSDGSDEENCDISNQDECQDNNGGCSHFCLDQPIGFLCRCPDNMKLVEDSRCEEVDACLESDICDQLCVHRNGSLTCECQEGYHMDPLTQECKAEGSEAQLVFSSSKGIQVKNLINKEHSILVPHSPGHGPIAVLASTHNVYWTERGRGSIYRMSVAENATEAVLVLKVQSSVSGLAVDWIHQLLYWTNIEAGSLNVALLDGSFQRQLITGLNKPSAVAVDPLQGFLFLAQCGRTPVIQRVTQDGRTKLPLVTSLIRQPVALSLDLPRRLLYWFDQGMRSISRIDLEGRHRKTVVESNGYLDRLFGLAVFEGSLYWGDGATHSICRANKHNGKNLQVMMSNITLSGGLVIAHPALQPKGVAACGHPGMVCQHECVINLMSERQQFSCDSRQIRSNKTQVPSISRSVPASTLSHPMFAGILSVIMLLSMLLVGMAWWWWREEFRPSRSFTLQNFSLKESQNPLIDQGPPVGPNTTLVKETLSRLDLNLE; the protein is encoded by the exons gtgCTGCATCTCACTCTTTACCCGCCTGTAACCAACAGCTGGAGTTTACATGCAGTGATGGATCGTGTTTATCAAAGCCGAAGTTGTGTGACGGCCACACAGACTGTGCTGATGGATCTGATGAGCACCACTGTG GCCACAGCAGGTGTGGGAAAGAGGAGTTCACCTGCCGCAGTCGACGCTGCATATCATCAAAACTCTTCTGTAACGGTGTTGACGATTGTGGCGACGGGAGCGATGAGGATTCCTGTCACAACTGCACCCCTGGGTCTTTCTCCTGCGGGCCGGCTGAGGCCTGCCTGCCCAGAAACAAGCTCTGTGATGGGTGGACCGATTGCAAAGATGGACAAGATGAAGCCCAGGGCCTGTGCGGTTCAGTCCAGGCCTCTCCTCAGAAGTCCTCAGCTTGTGCAGCCTCAGAGTTTCAGTGTGGAGACGGAGCGTGCATCCGGCATGCGTGGAGGTGTGACCACTCCTCGGACTGCTCTGATGGCAGCGATGAGGAAAACTGTG ATATCAGCAATCAGGATGAATGTCAGGACAATAACGGCGGCTGTTCCCATTTCTGTTTGGACCAGCCCATTGGTTTCCTTTGCCGTTGCCCGGACAACATGAAGCTGGTCGAAGATAGTCGCTGTGAAG AAGTCGATGCGTGTCTGGAGAGTGACATCTGTGACCAGCTGTGCGTCCACAGAAACGGCAGCCTCACCTGTGAATGTCAAGAGGGCTACCACATGGACCCACTGACCCAAGAGTGCAAGGCCGAGG GAAGTGAAGCTCAGCTGGTTTTCAGCTCTTCAAAAGGAATCCAAGTGAAAAACCTGATTAACAAGGAGCATTCGATACTGGTACCACATTCACCGGGACATGGTCCAATAGCAGTCCTGGCTTCCACCCATAATGTGTACTGGACGGAACGGGGACGCGGCTCCATATACAG GATGTCAGTAGCTGAAAATGCAACGGAAGCTGTGCTGGTGTTGAAAGTTCAAAGTTCAGTGTCTGGGCTTGCTGTGGATTGGATTCACCAACTTCTCTACTGGACCAACATTGAGGCAGGTTCACTTAATGTGGCGCTGCTGGACGGCTCGTTTCAACGTCAACTGATCACCGGGCTCAACAAGCCCTCTGCGGTTGCTGTGGATCCTCTCCAAGG ctTCCTCTTCTTGGCTCAGTGTGGCAGGACTCCAGTGATTCAGAGGGTCACTCAAGATGGACGGACAAAACTTCCTTTGGTCACTTCTTTAATCCGCCAGCCTGTCGCCCTTTCTCTTG aTTTGCCTCGACGGTTGCTCTACTGGTTTGACCAGGGAATGAGGAGCATCTCCAGGATAGATCTTGAAGGCCGCCACCGTAAAACTGTGGTAGAATCCAACGGCTACCTGGACCGGTTGTTTGGACTCGCAGTATTTGAG GGATCTTTATATTGGGGTGATGGAGCTACACACTCCATATGTCGTGCCAACAAACACAATGGCAAAAATCTCCAGGTGATGATGTCAAACATCACCCTATCTGGCGGCTTGGTCATCGCTCATCCAGCGCTTCAACCAAAAG GAGTGGCTGCGTGTGGGCATCCAGGGATGGTGTGCCAGCACGAATGTGTTATTAATCTGATGTCAGAGAGGCAACAATTCAGCTGTGACTCTCGACAAATAAGATCTAACAAAACTCAAGTTCCTTCTATCTCTCGCTCTGTTCCTGCATCAACTTTATCTCATCCAATGTTCGCCGGAATCCTGTCTGTTATCA TGCTCCTCAGTATGCTGCTGGTAGGGATGGcttggtggtggtggagggaaGAGTTTCGTCCTTCCAGGTCTTTCACATTGCAGAACTTTTCTCTGAAAGAGTCCCAGAACCCACTCATCGATCAGGGGCCTCCCGTGGGCCCTAACACGACTTTAGTCAAG GAAACCCTTTCCAGGCTGGATTTGAACCTTGAGTGA